A window of the Planococcus citri chromosome 4, ihPlaCitr1.1, whole genome shotgun sequence genome harbors these coding sequences:
- the LOC135843379 gene encoding tubulin beta chain-like: MREIISVHVGQCGNSIGYKFWEVIVAEHGINVEGLHCGEDPCQLKGINVYFREVDNSRYVPRTILADLESGVFDSIREKEFGKLFEPDSFVAGSSGAGKNWAKGYFSEGLELSSRILERIRKEAEDCDCLQGFQIVHSIGGGTGSGLGCLMIERIRDMYPDPIISTHTVIPSPKNQSLRIFQVSDVIVEPYNAVLSTNTLVEFTDTCFTIDNEALYNIGMFALKKKQPVYGELNHVVANTMSGITAAFRFPGQLNGDLRKLAVNLVPFPRLHFLIPSFAPLTSSATVSDLIVQIFDPKNMMADIDPRKGKFFAVGAIFRGKVSAKQVEQQIVQLRHKNESYFTDWIPDGIKTTVCDISPLGFHKTATGIMNTSAIQEIFKRIVNQFSIMFERKAFLHWFQGEGVDEEDFTISEFNMNNLCDEYHIYEEAEIESGDDEDTGSTVS, encoded by the exons ATGAGAGAAATAATCAGCGTGCATGTTGGTCAGTGTGGTAATTCAATCGGATACAAG TTTTGGGAAGTGATCGTAGCCGAGCATGGAATTAACGTGGAAGGGTTACACTGCGGTGAAGATCCTTGTCAGCTGAAAGGAATTAACGTTTATTTTCGCGAAGTAGATA ATTCTCGATATGTGCCAAGAACAATATTGGCGGATTTGGAATCCGGAGTGTTTGATTCGATTAGAGAAAAAGAATTTGGAAAACTTTTCGAACCGGATAGTTTCGTCGCTGGGTCATCAGGGGCTGGAAAGAATTGGGCCAAAGGGTACTTCAGCGAAGGCTTGGAACTCTCGTCTAGGATTTTAGAACGTATCAG AAAAGAAGCCGAGGACTGCGATTGTTTGCAAGGGTTCCAGATTGTGCACTCTATCGGTGGAGGTACCGGATCCGGTTTAGGGTGCTTGATGATAGAACGTATTCGCGATATGTACCCTGACCCGATAATTAGTACGCATACAGTGATACCTTCGCCTAAA AATCAATCTTTGAGAATATTCCAGGTATCTGATGTGATAGTCGAACCCTACAACGCTGTTTTATCAACCAACACATTGGTAGAATTCACCGATACCTGTTTCACGATCGACAACGAAGCCCTGTACAACATCGGTATGTTcgctttgaagaaaaaacaaccaGTTTATGGCGAACTGAACCACGTCGTAGCGAATACCATGTCCGGTATCACTGCAGCTTTCCGATTTCCTGGTCAGTTGAACGGTGATCTTCGAAAACTAGCAGTGAATCTGGTACCTTTTCCCAGACTGCACTTCTTGATTCCTTCTTTCGCACCGCTCACGAGTAGTGCCACTGTTAGCGATTTAATCGTGCAGATTTTCGATCCGAAAAACATGATGGCCGATATTGATCCCAGGAAGGGGAAGTTTTTCGCTGTTGGGGCCATTTTCCGTGGTAAAGTTTCCGCTAAACAAGTCGAGCAACAAATTGTACAGTTGAG GCATAAAAACGAATCGTATTTTACCGATTGGATTCCGGATGGGATTAAGACAACGGTATGCGATATCTCACCTTTGGGATTCCATAAAACAGCGACAGGAATTATGAATACGAGCGCCATACAAGAAATATTCAAACGTATCGTTAATCAATTTTCCATAATGTTCGAACGTAAAGCCTTCTTGCATTGGTTCCAAGGTGAAGGCGTAGACGAGGAAGATTTCACTATCTCTGAATTTAATATGAATAACCTTTGCGACGAGTATCATATTTACGAAGAAGCCGAAATAGAATCCGGAGATGATGAGGATACAGGTTCCACTGTTTCTTAG